A single genomic interval of Festucalex cinctus isolate MCC-2025b chromosome 16, RoL_Fcin_1.0, whole genome shotgun sequence harbors:
- the kiaa0930 gene encoding uncharacterized protein KIAA0930 homolog: MASLAGSSDANSAELDASLRQMLKAIADERNRLNVRQEISGLGCVKDDRIVFWTWMFSTYFMEKCALRQDDMLFYVRRKLAYVDADDGDGKKVEVEVYRRDSKKLPGLGDPDIDWEESVYLNLVLQKLDYVVTCAVCTRSDAGDIHVHKKKCQEVFASPSKHAMDSKGEESKISYPNIFFMIDNFDEVFQDMSVGEGEMVCVELVASDKSNTFQGVIFQGSIRYEALRKVYDNRVSVAAKMAQRMSFGFYKFNNMEFVRMKGPQGKGHAEMAVSRVPDGADAQHAQDDGTPTRDRVTSFSTPPTPERNRPSFFSPSLRRKVPRHKMAEMKKSHSANDSEEFFREEDDEELHSATNLRSRSLSGTGRSLVGSWLKLNQADDFLLFSHLTYVTLPLHRITADILEVRQKPILMT, encoded by the exons ATGGCGTCGCTAGCGGGCTCGAGTGACGCCAACTCCGCCGAACTGGACGCGTCCCTGCGCCAGATGCTCAAGGCCATCGCAGACGAGCGGAACCGACTCAACGTCCGTCAGGAGATCAGCGGCCTGG GCTGCGTGAAGGACGACCGCATTGTGTTCTGGACGTGGATGTTCTCCACGTACTTCATGGAGAAGTGCGCCCTGCGGCAGGACGACATGCTCTTCTACGTGCGCAGGAAATTGGCGTACGTGGACGCGGATGACGGTGATGGCAAGAAG GTGGAGGTGGAAGTTTACAGGCGAGACTCCAAGAAGCTTCCGGGCCTCGGAGATCCCGACATCGACTGGGAGGAGAGCGTCTACCTCAACCTCGTCCTGCAGAAG CTTGACTACGTGGTGACGTGCGCCGTGTGCACGCGCTCGGATGCCGGCGACATCCATGTGCACAAGAAGAAATGTCAG GAAGTGTTTGCGTCTCCCAGCAAGCACGCCATGGACAGCAAAGGGGAGGAGTCAAAGATCAGCtacccaaacattttcttcatgaTTGACAACTTCGATGAG GTGTTCCAAGACATGAGCGTGGGCGAGGGCGAGATGGTGTGCGTGGAGCTGGTGGCCAGCGACAAATCCAACACCTTCCAGGGCGTCATCTTCCAGGGTTCCATTCGCTACGAGGCGCTCAGGAAGGTGTACGACAACCGG GTGAGCGTGGCGGCCAAGATGGCGCAGCGGATGTCCTTCGGCTTCTACAAGTTCAACAACATGGAGTTCGTGCGCATGAAGGGGCCGCAGGGCAAAGGTCACGCCGAGATGGCCGTCAGCAGGGTGCCCGACGGAGCCGACGCGCAGCACGCCCAGGACGACGGCACGCCCACGCGTGACAGG gtGACATCGTTCAGTACGCCGCCGACCCCTGAGAGGAACCGGCCGTCGTTCTTCTCGCCGTCACTGCGGCGCAAGGTCCCGCGCCACAAGATGGCCGAGATGAAGAAATCACACTCGGCCAATGACAGCGAGGAATTCTTCCGGGAGGAAGATGATGAAG AGCTCCACAGCGCCACCAACCTGCGCTCGCGGTCGCTGTCGGGGACGGGTCGCTCGCTGGTGGGATCGTGGCTCAAGCTGAACCAGGCCGACGACTTCCTGCTCTTCTCTCATCTCACCTACGTCACGCTGCCGCTGCACCGCATCACCGCAG acaTCTTGGAGGTGCGT
- the ovol1a gene encoding putative transcription factor Ovo-like 1a, translating into MPRAFLVKKANVSPGKRNWSELPDHERGDVYIPVSIFPPSVLMMEDEASPAEVAPLCLAKQSLPERQAHAELPSCTALSPAAPPDEGSEVMRKPQGGLVYVRSKIKVTTGELLSDPDLHFPTLTPMTLPHATEMPVAVTTATSPTRFTSSVVPSAGQTPASGTAPPYACQICHKTFQYQRMLNRHMKCHNETKRHLCSFCGKGFNDTFDLKRHVRTHTGVRPYKCELCDKAFTQRCSLESHMKKIHSVTLQYAYKERRNKLYVCEECGHTAATQDELLMHLHSLHPDSALLKGKGARRGGGEGESTPGSPQGADSDDTTGSAGQ; encoded by the exons ATGCCCCGAGCCTTCCTTGTGAAGAAGGCAAACGTTTCGCCGGGCAAGCGGAACTGGAGCGAGCTGCCGGACCACGAGCGAGGAGATGTCTACATCCCAG TCTCCATTTTCCCGCCGTCCGTCTTGATGATGGAGGATGAAGCGAGTCCAGCGGAGGTGGCGCCGCTCTGCCTGGCCAAGCAGTCGCTTCCCGAGCGCCAGGCGCACGCCGAGCTGCCGTCCTGCACAGCGCTGAGTCCGGCGGCACCCCCGGACGAGGGGTCGGAGGTCATGAGGAAGCCACAGGGTGGCTTGGTGTACGTCCGCTCTAAAATAAAG GTGACCACGGGCGAATTGCTGTCCGACCCCGACCTTCATTTTCCTACCTTGACCCCCATGACACTGCCACACGCCACCGAGATGCCCGTCGCCGTGACGACAGCCACCTCACCCACCAGGTTCACCTCCTCGGTGGTCCCATCGGCGGGTCAGACCCCTGCGAGCGGAACAGCTCCGCCTTACGCTTGCCAG ATTTGCCACAAGACGTTCCAGTACCAACGCATGTTAAACAGACACATGAAGTGCCACAACGAGACCAAGCGTCACCTGTGCAGCTTCTGCGGCAAAGGCTTCAACGACACCTTCGACCTCAAGAGACACGTGCGCACGCACACGG GTGTGCGTCCGTACAAGTGTGAGCTGTGCGACAAGGCCTTCACGCAGCGCTGCTCGCTGGAGTCCCACATGAAGAAGATCCACAGCGTGACGCTGCAGTACGCCTACAAGGAGCGCCGCAACAAGCTGTACGTGTGCGAGGAGTGCGGCCACACGGCCGCCACGCAGGACGAGCTGCTAATGCACCTTCACTCCCTGCACCCCGACAGTGCCCTCTTGAAGGGGAAGGGGGCGCGGCGGGGGGGAGGGGAGGGCGAGTCCACGCCAGGCTCCCCGCAAGGAGCCGATAGCGACGACACAACAGGATCAGCAGGCCAGTGA
- the cmasa gene encoding N-acylneuraminate cytidylyltransferase A translates to MSSRKRVVDGGEGTGGKMSKEGSGKRHIAALVLARGGSKGIPLKNIKMLAGVPLIGWVLRAAVDSELFDSVWVSTDHDKIEQVALAWGAQVHRRSPEVSRDSSSSLETIQEFIRLNPHVDILCHIQATSPCLHPFHIKEALEFITAHGYDSVFSVVRRHHFRWQEVKKGSGEVTKAFNLDPANRPRRQDWDGELCENGSFYFNTKELIEKGRPQSGKVSYYEMLPEYSVDIDVDIDWPVAEQRVLRYGYFGRGTPEVVRLMFCKLAGCLTDGKIYLSAAGDEMMSINSRDAAAIRTLQEEDVEVVLLTGSEDPVEQTLADKLAKRTGCQVVRVGGEPVDDLAAMLESRKLVWRDVAYIGNDAPDVDCLNLAGLSAVPADAPVVAINACKYTCHREGGNGVVREFAEHILMQKAKAKSQMKQDRIN, encoded by the exons ATGTCTTCCCGGAAGAGAGTTGTGGACGGCGGCGAAGGGACCGGTGGTAAGATGAGCAAAGAAGGCAGCGGGAAGCGGCACATCGCTGCTCTCGTCCTGGCGAGGGGCGGAAGCAAAGGCATCCCCCTGAAGAACATCAAAATGCTGGCCGGGGTGCCGCTCATCGGATGGGTCCTCAGAGCCGCTGTGGACTCTGAGCTTTTTGACAG CGTGTGGGTGTCAACCGACCATGACAAGATCGAGCAGGTGGCCTTGGCTTGGGGGGCCCAGGTGCACCGCCGGAGTCCTGAAGTCTCCCGAGACTCTTCGTCGTCACTGGAGACCATCCAGGAGTTTATACGACTCAATCCAC ATGTGGACATCCTGTGCCATATCCAGGCCACGTCGCCATGTCTCCATCCGTTCCACATCAAGGAGGCCTTGGAGTTTATCACCGCGCACGGCTACGACTCGGTCTTCTCGGTGGTCCGGAGGCACCACTTCCGCTGGCAGGAGGTCAAGAAAGGAT CTGGTGAAGTGACAAAAGCCTTCAACCTGGACCCGGCCAACCGCCCTCGGCGTCAGGACTGGGATGGCGAGCTGTGTGAGAACGGCTCCTTCTACTTTAACACCAAAGAGCTCATTGAGAAAGGTCGCCCGCAG AGCGGGAAGGTGTCCTACTATGAGATGCTTCCCGAGTACAGCGTGGACATTGATGTGGACATCGACTGGCCTGTTGCAGAGCAGCGAGTCCTCAG ATATGGCTACTTCGGCCGTGGCACTCCAGAAGTGGTTCGCCTGATGTTCTGCAAGTTGGCGGGATGTTTAACGGACGGAAAGATCTACCTATCTGCAGCCGGAGACGAGATGATGTCCATCAACAGCCGAGACGCCGCCGCCATCCGCACGCTGCAGGAAGAGGACGTGGAG GTGGTCCTCCTGACCGGCTCCGAGGACCCGGTGGAGCAGACGCTGGCCGACAAATTGGCCAAGCGGACGGGCTGCCAGGTGGTACGGGTGGGAGGCGAGCCTGTCGACGACTTGGCGGCCATGCTGGAGTCCAGGAAGTTGGTTTGGAGGGATGTGGCGTACATAG gtAACGACGCGCCGGATGTGGATTGCCTCAACCTGGCCGGCTTGAGCGCCGTGCCGGCCGACGCGCCGGTGGTGGCCATCAACGCGTGCAAGTACACGTGCCACCGCGAGGGCGGCAACGGCGTGGTGCGGGAGTTCGCCGAGCACATTCTGATGCAAAAGGCGAAGGCCAAGTCTCAAATGAAGCAGGACCGCATCAACTGA
- the LOC144003603 gene encoding E3 ubiquitin-protein ligase TRIM39, producing MAFIGDLLHEQFQCSICLDIFNNPSSTPCGHSFCVSCINQYWDGAKVCQCPLCKRTFQKRPDLQINRTLREITEQFRDMSGGGIVGGSVAKEKKGVKGRERAMPNELLDELTSKLPRPHASMPATSEEQGGKLPMASSVPIQSPISEATSAGGPSHAASRAPESSGRRRFTVSGAASSHNIPLCDVHNRGILIFCRTDGECICPNCETEAHFDHDTVTVEAAWTEKQAQLKQTEQQTKEMIQQRLLKIEEIRTSVSELELAVEQATTGSVCMFSALMAAIERAQAELMSVMEVNRCAAETQAAALIRQLEMEVEELRRRESVLAQLSATNDHVQGVKNFATVPAPPPTKDWSGVSVSCDLGISAIYRSLAGEVEKFQEQLRGITERGFTASSLETSPARPQPRMRRVQEYVVDVTLDCNTAHPRLLLSDDMKSVRCSDRHQLLPDNMERFDRVVCVLGREAISSGRHYWEVQVGGKTDWDLGVARQSINRKGKIEVTPNNGYWFLSLRDKNKYAFRTEPSTDVHLNLRPNKIGIFVDFERGQVSFYNVEAKIHIYTFNDTFTECIFPFFSPCTNRSGKNDGPLIITPVDASE from the exons ATGGCCTTTATTGGTGATCTGCTACATGAGCAGTTCCAGTGCTCAATCTGCTTGGACATATTCAATAACCCGTCATCCACGCCATGTGGCCACAGCTTCTGCGTCTCCTGCATCAACCAATACTGGGATGGGGCCAAG GTGTGTCAGTGTCCTCTGTGCAAAAGGACTTTCCAAAAGCGTCCGGACCTCCAGATTAATCGGACCCTGCGTGAGATCACTGAGCAGTTCAGGGACATGTCTGGGGGCGGGATAGTGGGAGGAAGCGTGGCCAAGGAGAAGAAGGGAGTAAAAGGGCGAGAACGCGCCATGCCGAATGAGTTGCTGGACGAACTGACGAGTAAGCTGCCACGACCTCACGCCAGCATGCCAGCGACCAGCGAGGAGCAAG GTGGCAAACTGCCCATGGCGTCTTCAGTCCCCATCCAAAGTCCAATCTCTGAAGCGACGAGCGCCGGCGGACCCTCACATGCCGCCTCTCGCGCGCCCGAGTCTTCCGGCCGAAGAAGGTTCACCGTGAGCGGGGCGGCGAGCAGCCACAACATTCCTCTCTGCGACGTTCACAACAGGGGGATCTTG ATTTTCTGTCGGACCGACGGGGAGTGCATTTGTCCCAACTGCGAGACCGAGGCGCATTTTGACCATGACACCGTGACAGTGGAAGCAGCGTGGACAGAAAAGCAG gcACAGCTCAAACAGACAGAGCAGCAGACCAAAGAGATGATCCAACAAAGACTCCTGAAGATTGAAGAGATCCGAACGTCGGTGTCTGAACTGGAG CTGGCGGTGGAACAGGCGACGACGGGCAGCGTCTGCATGTTCTCGGCGCTGATGGCGGCCATCGAGCGAGCGCAGGCGGAACTGATGAGTGTCATGGAGGTCAACCGGTGCGCGGCGGAGACCCAGGCGGCCGCCTTGATACGGCAGCTGGAGATGGAGGTGGAAGAACTGCGGCGGCGGGAGAGCGTCCTCGCGCAGCTCTCCGCCACGAACGACCACGTACAAGGAGTCAAG AATTTCGCCACGGTCCCTGCTCCTCCGCCCACCAAAGACTGGTCAGGGGTTTCCGTCAGCTGTGACCTGGGGATTAGCGCCATCTACAGGTCGCTGGCAGGTGAGGTGGAGAAGTTCCAGGAGCAGCTGAGGGGCATCACAGAGAGAG GTTTCACTGCCTCATCACTGGAGACCAGTCCGGCACGTCCACAGCCCA GGATGAGAAGGGTGCAGGAGTATGTAG TGGACGTCACGCTGGACTGCAACACGGCGCATCCCAGACTGCTCCTGTCCGACGACATGAAAAGC GTGCGCTGCAGCGATCGGCACCAGTTGCTTCCGGACAACATGGAGAGGTTTGATCGCGTGGTGTGTGTCCTGGGGAGGGAGGCCATCTCCTCCGGGCGACACTACTGGGAG GTTCAAGTGGGTGGGAAGACGGATTGGGATCTGGGCGTCGCCAGACAATCCATCAACAGGAAAGGCAAGATTGAGGTGACGCCAAATAATGGATACTGGTTCCTCAGCTTGAGAGACAA GAACAAGTATGCCTTTCGCACCGAGCCGTCCACCGACGTCCACCTCAACCTGCGACCCAACAAGATCGGCATATTTGTCGACTTTGAGAGGGGGCAGGTTTCCTTCTACAACGTGGAGGCCAAAATCCACATCTACACGTTCAACGACACGTTCACAGAGTGCATCTTCCCCTTCTTCAGCCCCTGCACCAACAGATCGGGAAAGAACGACGGGCCGCTCATCATCACGCCGGTCGACGCGTCGGAATGA
- the tkfc gene encoding triokinase/FMN cyclase isoform X1: MEVRKPQKKLINSAVDCVDEALCGLVRASSGLSLLRGHRVVLRSDLDRLRGKVALLSGGGSGHEPAHAGYVGAGMLSAAVAGAVFASPPPASILAAILCLHSAGASGVLLIVKNYTGDRLNFGLAAEQARNHGVDVEMVVVADDCAFTCPSKAGKRGLCGTILIHKLAGALADKGCSLVHIVAKVTEVLQGIGTLGVSLSPCSVPGCRPSFELPPGDMELGLGIHGEPGVKRSKVATADEVVSTMIDHMTNAASQSCLHLRTGDVLVVCVNNLGALSRLEMAVVTRAVIVCLENRGMVVARVMAGSFMTSLEMAGMSLTLMRASQEILKLFDAKTSAPAWPNLSSGSMSGRDYLMEPTTVSSGAHDDMQPEGPQSPVMRKVLERVCSTLLERQDELNTLDRASGDGDCGNTHAQAAKAIQVWLQSHVVPGCPGQLLSALAALVQEKMGGSSGALYSLFLTAASGHMIGGRSHAAAWASAMHAGMQAMRRYGGADLGDRTMIDALHPAVDELMKLDSTSPGGEMAVLKAAVQKAAAGAESTRSLAAKAGRASYIAAERLTLPDPGAKAVAAILSAVAEALEEQ; encoded by the exons ATGGAGGtaagaaag CCCCAAAAGAAACTGATCAACTCTGCAGTGGACTGCGTTGACGAGGCTCTCTGCGGCCTGGTCAGGGCCTCCAGCGGCCTGTCTCTGCTGCGGGGCCACCGGGTCGTGCTGCGCTCAGACCTGGACCGACTGAGGGGCAAAGTGGCACTTCTGTCGGGAGGAGGGTCGGGACACGAGCCTGCGCACGCGG GTTACGTGGGTGCTGGTATGCTGTCGGCAGCAGTAGCGGGGGCCGTGTTTGCATCTCCACCTCCCGCCAGCATCTTGGCTGCCATTCTTTGCCTGCACAGTGCAG GAGCATCTGGGGTCCTTCTGATTGTAAAGAACTATACAGGAGACCGCCTCAACTTTGGGCTGGCCGCAGAGCAGGCACGCAACCACGGCGTGGATGTGGAAATGGTGGTTGTTGCTGACGACTGCGCATTCACCTGCCCCAGTAAGGCCGGAAAGAGGGGCTTGTGTGGCACTATTCTCATTCACAAG ctggcaGGTGCCTTAGCAGACAAAGGCTGCTCATTGGTCCATATTGTTGCCAAGGTGACGGAGGTTTTGCAGGGCATAG GTACGTTGGGAGTCAGCCTGTCTCCGTGCAGCGTTCCGGGCTGTCGGCCATCTTTTGAGCTTCCTCCAGGAGACATGGAGCTCGGCCTGG GAATCCACGGGGAACCTGGGGTGAAAAGATCCAAG GTGGCGACAGCAGATGAGGTGGTATCAACCATGATTGATCACATGACCAACGCGGCGAGTCAGTCGTGCTTGCACCTGAGGACAG GTGACGTGCTCGTCGTCTGCGTGAACAATCTCGGCGCGCTGTCACGTCTGGAGATGGCCGTGGTGACTCGAGCTGTCATCGTCTGTCTGG AGAATCGTGGCATGGTGGTCGCCAGGGTGATGGCCGGGTCCTTCATGACGTCACTGGAGATGGCTGGAATGTCGCTGACATTGATGAGGGCCAGTCAGGAAATACTGAAACTCTTTG ATGCCAAGACCAGTGCCCCCGCCTGGCCCAACCTCAGCAGCGGGTCCATGAGTGGCCGCGACTACCTCATGGAGCCCACCACGGTGTCTTCAGGGGCACATGATGACATGCAGCCCGAAG GTCCCCAAAGTCCGGTGATGCGCAAGGTGTTGGAGAGGGTTTGTTCTACACTGTTGGAACGCCAGGACGAGCTCAACACGTTGGACCGTGCTTCTGGCGATGGCGACTGCGGGAATACTCACGCGCAGGCAGCCAAAG CCATTCAGGTGTGGCTCCAGAGTCACGTGGTCCCTGGTTGCCCTGGGCAACTGTTGTCTGCCCTAGCCGCATTGGTGCAGGAGAAAATGGGCGGGTCTTCAGGCGCG TTGTACAGTTTGTTCCTCACGGCAGCGAGTGGTCACATGATTGGGGGGCGGAGCCATGCTGCAGCGTGGGCCAGTGCAATGCATGCTGGGATGCAGGCTATGAGAAG ATACGGCGGTGCTGATTTGGGAGACAGAACTATG ATAGACGCTCTGCATCCCGCCGTAGACGAGCTGATGAAACTCGACAGCACGTCCCCTGGCGGCGAGATGGCCGTGCTGAAAGCTGCCGTTCAG AAAGCAGCCGCAGGCGCCGAATCGACGCGCAGCCTCGCGGCCAAGGCAGGCCGCGCCAGCTACATCGCGGCCGAGCGCCTCACCCTGCCTGACCCCGGGGCCAAGGCCGTCGCCGCCATTTTGAGCGCCGTGGCGGAGGCCCTTGAGGAGCAGTAG
- the tkfc gene encoding triokinase/FMN cyclase isoform X2, with translation MEPQKKLINSAVDCVDEALCGLVRASSGLSLLRGHRVVLRSDLDRLRGKVALLSGGGSGHEPAHAGYVGAGMLSAAVAGAVFASPPPASILAAILCLHSAGASGVLLIVKNYTGDRLNFGLAAEQARNHGVDVEMVVVADDCAFTCPSKAGKRGLCGTILIHKLAGALADKGCSLVHIVAKVTEVLQGIGTLGVSLSPCSVPGCRPSFELPPGDMELGLGIHGEPGVKRSKVATADEVVSTMIDHMTNAASQSCLHLRTGDVLVVCVNNLGALSRLEMAVVTRAVIVCLENRGMVVARVMAGSFMTSLEMAGMSLTLMRASQEILKLFDAKTSAPAWPNLSSGSMSGRDYLMEPTTVSSGAHDDMQPEGPQSPVMRKVLERVCSTLLERQDELNTLDRASGDGDCGNTHAQAAKAIQVWLQSHVVPGCPGQLLSALAALVQEKMGGSSGALYSLFLTAASGHMIGGRSHAAAWASAMHAGMQAMRRYGGADLGDRTMIDALHPAVDELMKLDSTSPGGEMAVLKAAVQKAAAGAESTRSLAAKAGRASYIAAERLTLPDPGAKAVAAILSAVAEALEEQ, from the exons ATGGAG CCCCAAAAGAAACTGATCAACTCTGCAGTGGACTGCGTTGACGAGGCTCTCTGCGGCCTGGTCAGGGCCTCCAGCGGCCTGTCTCTGCTGCGGGGCCACCGGGTCGTGCTGCGCTCAGACCTGGACCGACTGAGGGGCAAAGTGGCACTTCTGTCGGGAGGAGGGTCGGGACACGAGCCTGCGCACGCGG GTTACGTGGGTGCTGGTATGCTGTCGGCAGCAGTAGCGGGGGCCGTGTTTGCATCTCCACCTCCCGCCAGCATCTTGGCTGCCATTCTTTGCCTGCACAGTGCAG GAGCATCTGGGGTCCTTCTGATTGTAAAGAACTATACAGGAGACCGCCTCAACTTTGGGCTGGCCGCAGAGCAGGCACGCAACCACGGCGTGGATGTGGAAATGGTGGTTGTTGCTGACGACTGCGCATTCACCTGCCCCAGTAAGGCCGGAAAGAGGGGCTTGTGTGGCACTATTCTCATTCACAAG ctggcaGGTGCCTTAGCAGACAAAGGCTGCTCATTGGTCCATATTGTTGCCAAGGTGACGGAGGTTTTGCAGGGCATAG GTACGTTGGGAGTCAGCCTGTCTCCGTGCAGCGTTCCGGGCTGTCGGCCATCTTTTGAGCTTCCTCCAGGAGACATGGAGCTCGGCCTGG GAATCCACGGGGAACCTGGGGTGAAAAGATCCAAG GTGGCGACAGCAGATGAGGTGGTATCAACCATGATTGATCACATGACCAACGCGGCGAGTCAGTCGTGCTTGCACCTGAGGACAG GTGACGTGCTCGTCGTCTGCGTGAACAATCTCGGCGCGCTGTCACGTCTGGAGATGGCCGTGGTGACTCGAGCTGTCATCGTCTGTCTGG AGAATCGTGGCATGGTGGTCGCCAGGGTGATGGCCGGGTCCTTCATGACGTCACTGGAGATGGCTGGAATGTCGCTGACATTGATGAGGGCCAGTCAGGAAATACTGAAACTCTTTG ATGCCAAGACCAGTGCCCCCGCCTGGCCCAACCTCAGCAGCGGGTCCATGAGTGGCCGCGACTACCTCATGGAGCCCACCACGGTGTCTTCAGGGGCACATGATGACATGCAGCCCGAAG GTCCCCAAAGTCCGGTGATGCGCAAGGTGTTGGAGAGGGTTTGTTCTACACTGTTGGAACGCCAGGACGAGCTCAACACGTTGGACCGTGCTTCTGGCGATGGCGACTGCGGGAATACTCACGCGCAGGCAGCCAAAG CCATTCAGGTGTGGCTCCAGAGTCACGTGGTCCCTGGTTGCCCTGGGCAACTGTTGTCTGCCCTAGCCGCATTGGTGCAGGAGAAAATGGGCGGGTCTTCAGGCGCG TTGTACAGTTTGTTCCTCACGGCAGCGAGTGGTCACATGATTGGGGGGCGGAGCCATGCTGCAGCGTGGGCCAGTGCAATGCATGCTGGGATGCAGGCTATGAGAAG ATACGGCGGTGCTGATTTGGGAGACAGAACTATG ATAGACGCTCTGCATCCCGCCGTAGACGAGCTGATGAAACTCGACAGCACGTCCCCTGGCGGCGAGATGGCCGTGCTGAAAGCTGCCGTTCAG AAAGCAGCCGCAGGCGCCGAATCGACGCGCAGCCTCGCGGCCAAGGCAGGCCGCGCCAGCTACATCGCGGCCGAGCGCCTCACCCTGCCTGACCCCGGGGCCAAGGCCGTCGCCGCCATTTTGAGCGCCGTGGCGGAGGCCCTTGAGGAGCAGTAG